In a single window of the Paenibacillus sp. MMS20-IR301 genome:
- a CDS encoding helix-turn-helix domain-containing protein: protein MRRNKIGNQRALYSRLLISITLCVSLTFLVSTIIYYNYYIGVEKKQAFRSDLSNLTQTSREVVNMTDAAQSLSFQIYRNSTISKIVFYDKPDIYDVTAAMSELGNYLSSMPYIESIYVYNPKSGQIYIASSHGQNGVFTEQELVDKPILDILGHYQDYKAFTPIPRVYSNGARENDQVRAYTFLCLDAIGWDRTINSAVIVNISAPWINKEITSSVDSKSATFILADQGAFLSGNSLEQQELSREESGWIQQRIKGRDAGYFIDSFGGVNSLISYTAPDDLDWQYVRITPYNTIMEQTNNIRNATLLIAALILVGGIALSWLMSRSLYLPIDRIVSEMNILETEKRDSMFMIRQNTLRDLILGLKPLQSIQQMDKLRQLGIHFTFNDDYRLILLRIDHYKEFREARSSYLLASKFAIMNIASEICGQTYRVETVDMNDDGILVLLNIIDPVEYTDTGLIEALLRQIQQACSDYLKISLTLTYSHIDRNADQLHQLYKQVREASEHRLFYGHGCIINARDVCIRESGNYHYPTDREKKLADALLSGKLEDAAEQFSSIIRETEGYPFQTVQLAVSRLSVTVREIVAAVQKRNRLQNDGFTGLPCLDSIETVTELEEAFSALFNNIRDQLADKKNTKQHDLICLINQKISESYMKPNLSLNQLADELDMSPIYISRLYKQQTMNSIVDVILEVRLREVCSLLENTDLPVTTIAERCGFTSSSYLHRMFKRSFGTTPTDYRRSKHVST from the coding sequence ATGAGACGGAACAAGATCGGCAATCAGAGAGCGCTGTACAGCAGATTATTGATCAGTATTACGCTTTGCGTTTCCTTAACTTTTCTGGTCTCCACCATCATTTATTACAACTACTACATCGGGGTGGAAAAAAAGCAGGCGTTCCGCTCCGACCTCAGCAACCTCACACAGACTAGCAGGGAAGTCGTCAATATGACCGATGCTGCACAGTCACTTTCTTTTCAAATCTACCGCAACAGCACGATTTCCAAAATTGTTTTCTACGATAAGCCCGATATTTATGATGTCACGGCTGCCATGTCCGAGCTGGGCAATTACTTAAGCTCTATGCCTTATATTGAATCCATCTATGTGTATAATCCCAAAAGCGGGCAGATTTACATCGCCTCCTCCCATGGCCAGAACGGTGTGTTTACCGAGCAGGAGCTGGTGGATAAGCCCATTCTGGATATACTGGGTCATTACCAGGACTATAAGGCTTTCACGCCGATCCCCAGAGTCTACTCTAATGGCGCGAGGGAGAATGACCAGGTTCGGGCTTATACTTTTTTGTGCCTGGATGCTATCGGCTGGGACCGGACCATCAATTCTGCCGTCATCGTGAATATTTCTGCACCCTGGATCAACAAGGAAATTACCAGTTCGGTAGATTCTAAGAGTGCTACATTTATTCTTGCGGATCAGGGCGCCTTCCTCTCCGGCAACAGCCTGGAGCAGCAGGAGCTGTCCCGGGAGGAATCCGGCTGGATTCAGCAGCGGATCAAGGGCCGCGATGCGGGGTATTTCATCGACTCCTTCGGCGGCGTGAATTCGCTGATCTCCTATACGGCGCCGGATGACTTAGACTGGCAGTATGTGCGGATTACGCCTTATAACACCATCATGGAGCAGACCAATAACATCCGGAATGCCACCCTGCTGATTGCCGCGCTTATTCTGGTGGGCGGTATTGCCCTCTCCTGGCTCATGTCCAGAAGCCTCTATCTGCCGATCGACCGGATTGTCAGTGAGATGAATATTCTCGAAACCGAGAAGCGCGACAGCATGTTCATGATCCGGCAAAATACACTGCGCGATCTGATTCTCGGCCTGAAGCCCCTGCAATCCATCCAGCAGATGGATAAGCTGCGCCAGCTCGGGATTCATTTCACCTTCAATGATGATTACCGCCTGATTCTGCTCAGAATAGATCATTACAAAGAATTCAGGGAAGCCCGTTCCTCCTATCTGCTGGCCTCCAAGTTCGCCATTATGAATATCGCCTCGGAGATATGCGGCCAGACCTACCGCGTGGAGACTGTAGACATGAACGATGACGGCATCCTGGTGCTGCTGAACATAATTGATCCTGTAGAGTACACAGATACGGGACTGATCGAGGCGCTGCTCCGGCAGATCCAGCAGGCCTGTTCCGATTATTTGAAAATCAGCCTCACCCTCACCTACAGCCACATCGACCGCAACGCAGACCAGCTGCACCAGCTCTACAAGCAGGTCAGGGAAGCTTCGGAGCACCGCCTGTTCTATGGACATGGCTGTATAATTAACGCCCGGGATGTCTGCATCCGGGAGTCCGGCAATTACCATTATCCTACCGACAGGGAGAAGAAGCTGGCCGACGCACTGCTGAGCGGGAAACTGGAGGATGCCGCCGAACAGTTCAGCAGCATTATCCGGGAGACGGAGGGGTATCCCTTCCAGACGGTACAGCTGGCTGTATCCAGACTGAGCGTGACCGTACGGGAGATCGTTGCAGCTGTACAGAAACGTAACCGTTTACAAAATGACGGATTTACCGGCCTGCCTTGCCTGGATTCAATCGAGACCGTAACCGAGCTGGAGGAGGCCTTCTCCGCCCTCTTCAACAATATACGCGACCAGCTGGCTGACAAAAAAAATACCAAGCAGCATGACCTGATCTGCCTGATTAACCAGAAAATCAGCGAATCGTACATGAAGCCCAATCTAAGCCTCAACCAGCTCGCCGATGAGCTTGATATGTCGCCGATCTATATCAGCCGCCTCTACAAGCAGCAGACCATGAACAGCATCGTCGATGTCATCCTGGAGGTACGGCTGCGCGAGGTATGCTCCCTGCTGGAGAACACCGACCTGCCGGTAACCACCATCGCCGAGCGCTGCGGCTTCACCAGCAGCTCCTATCTGCACCGGATGTTCAAGCGCAGCTTCGGCACGACACCTACCGATTACCGCCGCTCGAAGCATGTAAGCACGTAG
- a CDS encoding extracellular solute-binding protein — translation MKKNARKKPLAVLTAMLAVSLLAAGCGGNNSNQEASGTADSGKNNTAAATEGTAATAEPGIDTSKKVELQFYMLGDAPKDLPAIEAEVNKMALEELNTTVKFNYTSWTDWDQKYKLLLSSGQAIDLIFTADWTQYASYAKRGAFLALDDLLPKAAPELQKFVPESMWEDVKVDGKIYTVPATYKEYVTNGFVWREDLRKKYNLPKPTDLASYEAYMDGIKQNEPDLMPASLNSDVGNNLHYIYTELNKMVGALPYGMGVKYETPTEVYSYWGSDEQKEELKTMKRWQEKGFIPKNVLNIKDTMQDPITSGKAASMFGDNPTRFNDMVMKISTTHPEWELGYSPFGLTTGYATPVHPVHNGFAIPKSSKNPERALAFYEKLVLDKRYNQLTEYGIEGKNYTVEDGYYKLLGTSQTNGFTREGMNGWAWRNPEYMLFDKGFDGVKAIFDELDKIQKPDLFLGFAEDYSSYQAEKAALEQVEKQYLFPLQAGLVDDIDKGLDTFLQKAKQAGLEKIQAEWTKQWNAYVAEKGIK, via the coding sequence ATGAAAAAGAATGCACGGAAAAAACCGCTGGCGGTCCTTACGGCCATGCTGGCGGTCTCGCTTCTCGCTGCAGGATGCGGCGGCAATAACAGCAACCAAGAGGCTTCAGGCACTGCAGACAGCGGCAAAAATAACACGGCGGCAGCCACGGAAGGTACCGCAGCTACAGCAGAACCCGGCATAGACACTTCGAAGAAAGTGGAGCTGCAGTTCTATATGCTCGGTGATGCGCCTAAGGATCTTCCGGCGATTGAGGCGGAAGTCAACAAGATGGCTCTGGAGGAGCTCAACACTACCGTTAAATTCAACTACACCAGCTGGACGGACTGGGATCAGAAATATAAGCTGCTGCTCTCCTCCGGCCAGGCGATTGATCTGATCTTCACGGCGGACTGGACGCAATATGCTTCATATGCCAAACGCGGCGCATTCCTGGCCCTGGATGATCTGCTGCCTAAGGCTGCACCGGAGCTGCAGAAATTCGTCCCTGAGTCGATGTGGGAGGATGTTAAGGTTGACGGCAAAATCTACACTGTACCTGCAACTTATAAGGAGTATGTGACCAATGGCTTCGTGTGGCGTGAGGATCTGCGCAAGAAATACAATCTGCCGAAGCCTACCGATCTGGCCAGCTATGAGGCCTACATGGACGGAATCAAGCAGAACGAGCCGGATCTGATGCCGGCTTCCCTGAACAGTGACGTCGGCAATAATCTCCATTACATTTATACTGAGCTCAACAAGATGGTCGGCGCGCTGCCTTACGGCATGGGCGTGAAATATGAGACTCCTACTGAAGTCTATTCTTACTGGGGCTCCGATGAGCAAAAAGAAGAGCTGAAGACGATGAAGCGCTGGCAGGAGAAGGGCTTCATTCCGAAGAACGTGCTGAACATTAAGGATACGATGCAGGATCCGATTACTTCGGGCAAAGCAGCAAGCATGTTCGGGGATAACCCTACCCGCTTCAACGATATGGTCATGAAGATCAGCACGACCCATCCTGAATGGGAGCTGGGCTATTCGCCATTCGGATTAACGACGGGGTATGCTACACCGGTGCACCCGGTCCACAACGGCTTCGCCATTCCGAAGAGCAGCAAAAATCCGGAACGGGCGCTCGCCTTCTATGAAAAGCTGGTGCTGGACAAACGCTACAACCAGCTGACGGAATACGGGATTGAAGGCAAGAACTATACTGTCGAAGACGGCTACTATAAGCTGCTCGGCACCAGCCAGACCAACGGCTTCACACGTGAGGGCATGAACGGCTGGGCCTGGAGAAATCCGGAGTACATGCTGTTCGACAAGGGCTTTGACGGAGTGAAGGCCATCTTCGATGAGCTCGATAAAATCCAGAAGCCGGACCTGTTCCTCGGCTTCGCTGAAGATTATTCCTCCTATCAGGCGGAGAAAGCGGCGCTGGAGCAAGTGGAGAAGCAGTACCTGTTCCCGCTCCAGGCCGGGCTGGTAGATGATATCGACAAGGGTCTTGACACCTTCCTGCAGAAGGCCAAGCAGGCCGGACTTGAGAAGATTCAGGCGGAATGGACGAAGCAGTGGAATGCTTATGTTGCGGAGAAGGGAATCAAGTAG